One genomic region from Conexibacter woesei DSM 14684 encodes:
- a CDS encoding ANTAR domain-containing response regulator: MTTDGLSILAADEDHEALERLGALLRELGHRVTAYAISVAEVAEKVLSDDPDVSIVVLHEDDDHALALIEELGASASGPVVALTLRDDPDFVARAADRGIAAYTQPATPDAIQSAIELALRRHAELTRLETKVDQLEGALERRAVIERAKGILMERHDVDQAAAFERLRTHARAARRRVVDVARDVADGELDLP, from the coding sequence ATGACGACCGACGGACTCAGCATTCTCGCCGCCGACGAGGATCACGAGGCGCTCGAGCGGCTGGGCGCCCTGTTGCGCGAGCTGGGCCATCGCGTCACGGCGTACGCGATCAGCGTCGCGGAAGTGGCGGAGAAGGTCCTCAGCGACGACCCCGACGTCTCGATCGTCGTCCTGCACGAGGACGACGACCACGCGCTCGCGCTGATCGAGGAGCTCGGCGCCTCTGCCAGCGGGCCTGTCGTCGCGCTGACGCTGAGAGACGACCCGGACTTCGTCGCCCGCGCTGCCGATCGCGGCATCGCTGCGTACACGCAGCCGGCGACGCCGGATGCGATCCAGAGCGCGATCGAGCTGGCGCTGCGGCGCCACGCCGAGCTGACGCGGCTGGAGACGAAGGTCGACCAGCTGGAGGGCGCGCTCGAGCGGCGTGCCGTGATCGAGCGCGCGAAGGGGATCCTGATGGAGCGGCACGACGTCGACCAGGCGGCCGCGTTCGAGCGCCTGCGCACGCACGCCCGTGCCGCCCGCCGCCGCGTCGTGGACGTCGCGCGCGACGTCGCCGACGGCGAGCTCGACCTGCCGTAG